CCTGAAGAAAACAATGACATTGTTAATATCAGCCACAAGCTTTCGTACAcaaaacaaaaggaaagaaaagatgAGCCGTTTCCTATAAATGCCAAACATTTTCGAAGCTAACAATTGGGGAATAAAAgctttatgaaatcatattctCCCTGGCAACTCCAATATCTAATAGTATGCTTTAAGTTAGTGGACGTAGAAGCGATACATAATTGATCTTTGATAACCTTAACAAACAGATTGTTTCGACATGGATTAGATCCAGACAAGACCAAGAACCACAAACTGTATCTTTCTAGCCATTCCCCACTCAGCAAAGCACAATCAAAGCATATCAAGCCAATACATATTTTcggttttgtatatttttttctcagatTTCAAATTGAAAGTCAATGACATGGTAAGGGTGCACACAGAGCGGTACAGGCTAAGGTTATCAGAGTAATAAAACATCTATACATGAGATGACTAAATAGAGAGAAACGAACCTTGACATCATCAGCTGGAGACGCAGTAAACCCGTTCTGCGACTTCTTGACATCGTCATCAGAACTGCATTCAGCACACACAAAGTGATCAAGCTTCTTCGCTTCTTCAATCGTCATACCAACACACCCAGGATGGTACCTACAACATCAAATTGCAACTCCTACCATCAATAATCCGTCAGAAAAGGATACCACTAAGTTTCAAAACAGATGTAATAGTTCTTATGTATTGAAAACACAAGTAAGGAAGttcataaaacatttaccaGTCTTTGCAGCCTTCACACTGCACCATGAGATCGTCTGGATTATAAGGCATCTCACACTTGCAGTACCTTCAGAACCAAACACAATCCacatcattaatataaaaacCACTGAAACTGCAGGGTATTTAAGAACTGATTACAACTTATCTACTACTTACACAGCAACTCGGTCAGGGGTGAAGGCGCCAGTAGCAGCCTTGTACTCGAACCTACAATAATAATCCTCCGCTCCAACGTTTTCAAGCCTGGTGTAGTTCTTGAAGGTGTGAACAATGCATTTTCCCTCGATGGTGTGTCCGCTCTGAACGTCGAAATGGTCAGACAAGAAAAGTTCCTTAGCTCCATGGAACTGCCTCCTACCACCAAGGGACTCCTCGGGGCGGTAATACCACCGACAATGCACCTTCACATTGTTCCTGGCATCAGCTTCGATCTTCTCAACACGAGCCACGTATGGTGGCTTGCCAGCATCAGATGGGCGCATCAACACACACTCTCCAGCTGCAGAAAAAACAAACATCAAAAGATTACCTCACAGCTCATCACAGGGATTATATCTAACTGACATTCTATAGTACAACAAACACCATAAGAAGCTTCAAATGAACAAAAACGTCAGAGTATGGGTTGCAAATATTAAGTATAGCATCACTCTTGTTTACACGGTAAGTAAATGAAAGATCTTTCACATGTGAAAGCAAACATTTTAACAACGCAGATGCAATAAAACGATATAATGTAAGTAAAGAAATGGTTTATATTTCACAGTTAACCAACTAAAAGAAAAGTTCTTCTAAACAGACCAAAAAGgtaagaaaattcaaaacaattCACATAGTGAAACAAGGTAAGCTACAAAGGATCACACTTTGCGCCATTACATAAACCAAACACCTTCTAAAGTGTAGCTACGAAGAAGACTAAGAGACAATGgtgaatattacaaaaaaaatagacattgGAGCAATCTCTTCCTTTGTATTTACATACACACACTGCGAAAAATGCTCAAAAAACATGAAGAAGAATGTATAATTCAACAAGTGGAGATAGAAGATGATATGAGACTTACCTCTCACGATTTTGTTGGTGCCTTTGATGGTATAAGAGTCGAGTTCCTTCCTTCCGGTTTTGATTTTGGAAGGGACGCCAGGTCGAGTTTTCGCCATGGAAGGTAGACAGGTAAAGCGGGGGGATGAAGCTAAGGTTTGTGTTCGGTCTCTGTACCTTACAGAGAATTGGGGGGGTTTAGGAAGATAAGGAGGATGTGTGTAGATCGAAGGGTGGGAGAGGAAGAGAAAAGAGTAAATCTGGAACCCTAGATTCTCTCTTGGTGGAGAAGATGAGTCATTTGTGATTTTAAAGAGTTTTACTGTTCATATAATGTGTAgacaatttattatatttcccttttatgttttttttgaccaaacaacaaatatttattGCCTTTTTATggtttttcttaaaaatgagaTCTGGAGGTGAAATGCAATGATGGAATATAACCGAGTAACCGACTATCAAATACGATATCAGAGTCCAAGCCCcatataaaatccaaaaataacagAGATTTTGGTAAATGAATTAACTCGTTCAATTCAACTTAATTCATAAGtatatttaatgttttcataatttaatttaattcggtttatttattattcaaagaTTGATATACAAACTTAaacttaaatttaaatcatCTTAATCACGCGTTAAATAAATTTAGCTGGTTTATATAATTCATAAGTTAATAATCTCTATCATTAAACTCATTTGTTTGATATATAAACTTAGGTTTTATTTGAAACTCCAAAGCACCATAAACCAAATCACAAATGTTACAACTAATACAATAATGAGATCACTCAACCTACTAGAgagcaaaagaaaagaaatataaCTCAGGAACAAAATGGTGGAAGACAAACACCTTACCACAATATCAAAAGGATATCGTAGAATCATTATATTACCACCACTTGAAGGGACAGAACCACAAGGAACTTGAGCCAATTTACACATTCCGAAGAAAAAACTTATTGATAAACTGGTTTAAACATGGCTTTCCAAAATAAATTTCAGACATTTTGCcattttctttctgtttttacttccccttttttatattttgtcaaatTTTGGAATTATGTTTACTTTTTTTCCTGCAAGAGACATTTGCCGGAAATGGAAAAAGGCtcgattttaaaattgtttactCTCGTGTGAgattttgatggaaaatattaTTGCAAGGAAAAGGTAGAACTagataaatgaatttatttttcttttgcatgGTCGTTCATGTTTTTTATGTTATCATAACTGTCAGTGACAGGATCAATGTTAGTATTTAAATCAAGAATGGTACCACGCGTGATCATCTTTCGgtaaataaaattactaattGTTCAATATAACTATCCAATAATCATCAGATTTGGTATGTGATGAAACCTAAAAATTGTTTTAGGTGAAACAAAACTACAAATTAATCAGTGCGTCTAGCATGTCCAAAATCAGCCAGCTGGGCATACCAACAGAATGaataattagaagaaaaaatattttaacgaTCATTAATAATTGATTAGATACAAACATCTTTTTGTAGCCATGTCATAACTGTTTAGATTTTGAACTTCTAATAAAcacaaaatcatttttaacGAAGATTTATGCTGTTACAGATTATAAAAAGTATTATAAGGcgattatatattatttgcaCCATGCTAAAAATCACCAATTAAATCATTGTAATTACTAATTAGATTATTTTTAGGTGAAAACTTGaaacattaaaacataattaaaaatcacTTAGTAACCAAACTTTCCACTTTTGTAATATGTAAGAACCCCAAAACACACACATACTCAAACGAAGAACATAGAAACCATATATGATGTTTTTCCCCTTCTTGCCATAATAAGCCGATTCTGCACTTTTTCTTACAAATCACAACATTTTTTGGATATCTTGGAGTGTAATAATACTCTCttttaagaacaaaaagaaacaaaaagtttCTAGAATTTCTGAATGACTACAGAGTTTGCTAGACCGGCTTGATCAATGGTCTGAAAAGGATCAGTAAGCAGCTTTGGTGGGAACCCCATGACCTGAAGGCTGTAGTTGATTGGGTTCCCAGGTCGAGAAAAGTCAATGAAAGCTCGAATGTCATTGACAGTGTGATGGCTGTTGAACTTAACCACCATGCGTGTCCCATCCGCGAGTCTAAGCTGGATTGATGTGGATGGTAGAGTTTCATCTACTACAAGACTCTGTGACGGCGATGGAACCGCTGCTAGATCGGTTGGATTGCTTAGGTTTGGAGGGGTTGATGAGCTAGCACCGCCTAGAGTCCTTCCCACTCCTTGAAATGCAACCTTAGGTTTCTCACGTtcctacaaaaataaaaaaatgtaacatGTTAGATTAGGTTTTATACTTTGGTTACTATCATTcataaaaggagagaagagagaagactCACGGGGCATTTCTCGTCTCTTCTCATAAGATTAACATGTACGGGAGCTCTTTTATCAGCAGGCTCAAGCTCTTTCGGACACTCAGACTTTCGTATGCTctgcaataaataaataaacaaacaacgGTTTCAACATGGGAAGATCATTATTAGCCAAACATGAaaccatatttttttctttttacgtCGAGAAAAGGCGCGTTCTCTGGATCATCCAACTTCCTCAAAGGTCCATCATCAACAGTGAATCCGTTAGACCAGAAAACGATATTGTGAATCACAGGCTCGGGCTGTTGAAGAGCTGTCGGCACACTTTCTCCTGAAAGCAATCTCCCGGTTCCAGTGAAGCTTCTGGAACTTGAAGGACGCTCAAGAGGTCCTTCCACCGCTCCTAGTTGCCTTGCTTGGTTGAATATCTCATCAACATCGTCGTGTTTCGGTTCTTTCGAAGGATCCTGAACAAGCATaccactgcaaaaaaaaaaaaaaacataaagacaGAACAAAGATCCAATCAAGTTTCAACCTTTCAGATTTACCAATCATAGAACTgagataataataaaaaaaaaaaaaaaaaactgagataATGAGTTTAGATATAAAAGAATCtgaaatttcagaaaaaaaaaattaacctttTCTCTCCGCCGGTGTAGTACTCTTGAGGTCCATCGGAGTCACTGTCGGAGTCTGGTTCTGATCTCCGGTTCAGATCGGAAAGTGTACGGATACCACTGGTCCGACCACCAGAGGGCTTCGACGGTTTCTTGTCCTTTGAAGACATCTCTCTGATTATGCTTTTTCTCCGGCTTGATCGAGAaaattagaagaagaaaaaaacacgaagttgagaggaagagagattAACCGGTTGACACGCTAAAAGTTACTACGCGAAAATAGAGCGAGTGTAATATACTCGCTAGCTTGAGACTTGTTAAGTGGTGACGCGTGTTCGTATGTGCGCGTGTGGAAAGACATAGGAATAAAAAAGATTGATTAACACGATGAGTTCACCTACTAATCATGGAATCAATTATTTGTATTTCGTTTCTGATAAATTGTTTGTATTATTTTCGCTCTAACATGTTGTTACTGAAGTTCAAAGTGAAAAAAAGTTACTTTGAATCGGAAGTGGAACCACTTTAGTCTAAATCACTTTTAAAAGTCGAAAGAATCAAACCAAACAAGAAGACCCATGTTCCACTGTCTCTCTCCCCACTTTACAAAACGATCACTCACCACACTTCATGGATGAGTCGGTGAGCCTCCACCGGAGACTAAGCTCGGTCGAATCATCGTCAGAGTATAATATGACCAAAGATGGGTCCCATGATGGCCCTCTAAGCTCCGACTCCGGGACCGAGTCTAACCGAAGCTCTGACTTAACAGCCTCAACGGGACTGTCAACGATCATACGGGTCTTGTCTGATTCTCTACTGAGAACGGAACTGGCggagatggagatgatgaaggcTCGCGAGGCAGCGAGGTGGGAAGCTGAGAAGAGAAGGATGGAAATGGAAGTTGAGTTGACTCGAATGGTGCTTCAGACTCATTTACAGGTAACAACGTCGTTACTTGTCGAAGAACAGGAGATTGTTCCGTCACaaaggaaaaggaagagatCAGAAGTTATATGTAAAGATAGGAAACGATATTCTGAATAGACTTTCTTATTGAACAAGTTTGACAATACATCGTATATATACAACTCCAAAGACAAGATATTCCTTAACGGAATTGGAATTATCTCAATATAATGGAAGTTATCCTAATCTCAAGAATGGGAATATTCTATTCcctaatactccccctcaagttggagagtgaagatcttgaactcccaaCTTGGACAGCAAAAAATCAAACTGAGGTCGACCGAGGGCCTTTGTAAGAATGTCCGCCAGTTGATCCTTTGTACGAACATGACGCATTGAGATTAGACCAGCACGAGCAGCATCACGAACACAGTGACAATCCCTCTCAATATGTTTTGTTCTTTCATGAAAAACCGGATTtgaagcaatgtggatagccgCTTGGCTATCACAATAAAAAGAGACAGGTGTAGAAGCTATAACTCCAAGATCTTTGACAAGAGGTACGATCCACTTCATTTCTTTAACCGCACATGCCATCGCCCTATATTCCGCTTCAGCTGAGGAGTGAGACACAGTatcttgtttctttgttttccaagCAATGGGAGACCCTCCCATCATCACTACAAACGAGCTGAGAGAGCGACGAGTGAGAGGACATGATTGCCAATCTGCGTCACAGTATATAGACAACTCTAGATTGGTATCTGCACGCAAAAGAATCCCCTGACCAGGTGACCCCTTTAGATAACGAACGACTCGCAAGGCAGCATCCCAGTGAGCTTGGCGAGGTGTCTGCATGAACTGAGACAAGAGATGAATGGAGTATGACAACTCTGGACGAGAGATAGCGAGGTAGACTAGTCGGCCTATCAGACGTCGATACTGACCGGGATCCGAGAACAGAGGACCATCATCAGATGCGAGTTTATGGTTTTGTTCCATAGGTGTGCCTGCAGGTTTTGATCCAAGTAAACCGGTTTCACCAACGATGTCAAGAACATACTTCCGTTGAGATAAAAAAATACCCTCATCTGATCTAGCAACTTCAATGCCTAAGAAGTATTTTAATCGTCCCAAATCTTTCATATGAAAACAAGTACCCAAGTATGTTTTAAACTTCTCAAGCCGCTCCAAACAATTGCTCGCAATGACTAAATCATCAACGTAGATCAGAACCCTTATCTCAACTTCACCTTTGATGTAGATAAACAAAGAGGCATCCTCATAGGACTGCTCAAAACCAAACTTTGTAAGAGCCTGAGAAAGTTTCGCAAACCAGCAACGCGGTGCTTGGCGTAACCCATATAACGACTTGCGTAACCTACACACTTTTGTAGGATCAGAATGTGAAAAACCTGGAGGAAACCTCATATAAACTTCTTCTTCGAGATCACCATGAAGAAAGGCGTTATGAACGTCCATCTGATGAACCTCCCACTTTTTAGCAGCCGCAATGCGAAGGAGCGCACGAACCGTGGTCATCTTAACCACTGGCGCAAAAGTTTCATTGAAATCTTCCCCCTCTATTTGGTGATTTCCTCGAACGACAAGACGTGCTTTGTGACGCCGAATGGTCCCATCAGAGTTATATTTGATCGTAAAGACCCAATGACAACCAAGAGCTACCTTGCCTGGTGGAAGCGAAGTCACATCCCATGTGCCCTGGTCTTCAAGTGCAACTACCTCATCTTTAACAGCAACTCGCCATACTTTCTCTTTTACAGCCTCAGAATAGCTTTTCGGTATTATACCTGCAGTTATTGCTGCGAGAAACACTTGATGCGCAGGTGAGAAGGAAACATCAGAAAGGTATTCAACCAGGGGATACGGTGTCTTACCAGGAACCGAATCTGAGGACAGTGATTGAGCAGAAAGAGGAGCGAGAGGGGTATTCTTTATGGTGACTGTGTTGTAAGCAATATAATCTTGAAACTTAGCTGGAGGCACACGAACCCGCTGACCACGTCCTAGCTGATCTTCTGGAGTGGAAGACTCTGGACTTGTATTAAGAGTATCAGATACTATAGGTGAAGAAACCTGAAGTTCCTCAACGTGTTCTGTTGCGGTGGGGAGATGAGCTGGATCAGACATCTCTGTTTCTTGTTCGATCGCAGGGGGTATATCACTGCTCCCCCTTTCGTCTAAATTCGTTTCTGCTTGTAGCAACCAATCCTCATCAGAAACGATCGTCGAAGATGGATCAGGCGCAGGTGGGGAAACTTGAACAGAGGCCATTGGGAACTCATTCTCGTAGAAAACAACATCCCGACTGATAAGAAATTCCTTCTTATCCAAGTCATAAACCTTCCAACCTTTCTGACCAAACGGATAACCAAGGAAGATACATCGCCTGCTTCTTGGCCCAAACTTATCTTTGTCACGAGACCGGCGATGTGTATAACACAAGCTTCCAAAGACACGAAGGTGATCATACTGCGGTTTGATCCCATACAATATTTCATAAGGAGAACGTCCTTTGAGAACTTCAGTAGGCGTTCTGTTAATCAAGTGGGATGCTGTCATGACGGCTTCACCCCAAAACTTAACTGGTAGCTTGCTTTGAAACAGCAATGCCCGAGACACATTCAAAATGTGTCGGTGTTTCCTCTCAACACGCCCATTCTGCTGAGGCGTTGCAACACACGACGTCTGATGTAACACACCTTGTTCTCGAAAATATCGTGTAAGACAAGTAAATTCTGTCCCATTATCTGAACGAACAATCTTCACTGGTTTTCCAAACTGTCTAGACGTCATTGCACAGAAGTTTTGGAGTACGGTTTTAACCTCTGATTTTTCAAGAAGGAGATATGTCCATACAGCCCTTGAGTGATCATCAAcaatagttaaaaaataaactgCTCCACTGGAGGAACGAGTACGATATGGTCCCCATACGTCACAATGAATCATATCAAAACACTCTTTAGATTTATTTGAACTGTTAAAGAAAACTTCTCGGGTTTGCTTTGCCCTAAAACAAGTGTCACATGGACTAGGGGAAGCTGTTTTATTGGTAGAAAACATAGGTAAAGACGATAACACTGAAAACGACGGATGCCCTAGCCGTTGGTGCCACATGAACTGATCAGCAGAACTAACCACTGGACTAGTCACACGATGAACCCTTGCAGCCATGACATCCTGAAAGTAGTATACCCCATCTCGCTCTTTACCGGCTCCAATCAGCGTCCTCGTAAAACGGTCCTGCAAGACACACACTGTATCAGTAAGAAGAGCAAAGCAATTTGTCTGTCTCAAAAATTTCGAAACAGAAATCAAAGAACAATTTAGGTTCGGCACAAATAGTGCTTTCTCCAATGTGACTTGATCTGTTAATGGCAAACTGCCAACGTGAGTTGCAAACGTTCTGTTCCCGTCCGCAAACCCAACAGGACACGGTGGTATGACAGACACATTAATCAGTAGAGAGAAATCGCCCGTCATATGATGGGACGCACCCGTGTCCAATATAAGGTCACCATGTCTCTTCTTACCAGAAAGCTTATCAGAAGAAGATGGACGTGTTCGTTCGTGGATCATCTGGGTAAGAGCTGTCCATTGTTCTTCTGTGAAACCTGGGAAGGATGAGGAATTGGAGGTAGTGGCATGAGCATTGTTGACACGAGCTCCTGTGTTACGCGAAGAATTTGATGAGCCACGCCCACGACCACCGCGAGAACCACCTCTATTTCCTCCATTACCACCTCTGTTGGCCGACGAACGTTCTTCCCACCAGTCAGGAAAGCCGACCAATTGCCAACAGTTTGTTTTATCATGACCAGTTCTCCCGCAGTGAGCACACTGTGATCGTTTTCCTGAACCGGTGGAGTTAGCACTAGGGGTAGTTTGCTCTGCTTCGGTTTTAGCCAAGAACCCAATAGCATTCTGCTGAGACTCCCGTTCTTTAGCTGAATTAAGACGTTGTTCTTCTCGGACAACTTTAGCATATATCTCTCCAATATCCAAATCTGAATCTGACGAGATGATCGACTGACAAATTCCTCCAAAACGAGCCTCATCTAAGCCCATTACGAACTGATGCATCTTCTCAGCTTCTCTAGCTTTCTCAATCTCCGAAGCTGCTGCACAAGTACAACTTGGAAGCGGTGAATACATGTCCAACTCCTCCCATAGCTTGGACAAACGCCCAAAGAACTCAATCACAGGCTGACCGTCTTGTCGACACGAAGCCAGCTGCTCCTTCAGATGATGCACTCGCACCTTATTTTCCACAGAGAATCGTTTGCGCAAATTTTCCCACAGTTTATGAGAATCTTGAACAAACGTAACCGTAGACCGCACACGCGGTTCTATAGACGTTCGAATCCAACCCACAATCATCGAGTTAACCGAAAGCCAAAGCTCCAAGTTAGAATCGGTTGCGGATGGTTTCGTAATAGATCCATCGATGAACCCAAGCTTCCGTTTGGCACGAAGAGCATTGGTCATTTCACTAGACCACTCATTATAATTCTCTCCTGTCAACGTCACAGACGTGATCATAGCACCCGGATTATCGGACGCATGGAGAGAGTAAGGCGTCGCAATCTTGTTGCCAACGTCACCGACGTTATCCGATGTTCCACTCTTGATAGCCGATGATTCATCACCTTCAACCATCTTTGCTGAATCTCACAGAGAACCAGTAACAACAACACAAGCCTCCGAACTTCGAAGAActttaaacagaaaaaaaaaaaaaaaaattctaggtCACAGAAAAtttctgctctgataccatgtaaagaTAGGAAACGATATTCTGAATAGACTTTCTTATTGAACAAGTTTGACAATACATCGTATATATACAACTCCAAAGACAAGATATTCCTTAACGGAATTGGAATTATCTCAATATAATGGAAGTTATCCTAATCTCAAGAATGGGAATATTCTATTCCCTAATATTATAGAAGACGAGTCATCCACCACAAGGTCAGATATCCTTTTTCATTATTCTTACCATTAAAGTCGCATTAATTAGAGAAACATTAAGAATCTAACAACAGAGGTTCTGTGATGAATGTAGGGAAAAGAGTTTAGCTTTATTGCGCTTACTCCAAGTTAACCTAATCTTCTCGAACTCATTGACCTGAGAAAATGTTAAGTGTCAAAGTCAAAGATCAACTGGATGATGATGTCACGCTCAGAAACTGTCATATTATTCTTATGTTATGTGTGTGTTTACTATACTATTAGTTAGATGTTTACCCTTTTCTTCCAAAGTCTCTAATGAATAAGATTTTACAATCTACAGGCTATGATTTTAGTCAGAAACAAATATGAGATGTGTCGTTTAGTCCCTTCTTCAATTTCCAATAAATAGttttactccctctgtttcatattaagtgttattttgacTTTGTACACACagattaaggaaacaattaattttgtgtatttcatatataaaaacacaattacctatatacctaaccatattttaactaatagaaaataaattactgtataaaattaataaattttgtattgaaaatggaaaatgacacttattttgtaacgaaaaaattTCTCTACAACGACACTGAATATAAAACGGAGAGAGTAGTGAATTAACACTCAAAAGTTCTCCTACAATATATCCATTAGCAACGCGTAAGGGGGAAAGAACTCTTTtgtttatctttaattttagtATAGTTATACAACCACAAGCTTGAATGATATCATCTACAAATCTTTAGCACGGACTACATGGACGTTGATTGCATAAACCGTATCGCCCTCACGCAAGAGTTCACATAAAACACGGTCTTCTTTCTTCAGTTTGTTCCTGTCGCATATGCGGTTCCAATATCGGATACAAACACGATCTTTTGTTTTCATCGTCTCTGATTGTACTTTTCCAACACTGTCAATGTAGTGAATGCATTCCTTAAACTTTAAGCAATGGGTTTTCACCTATGAAGCACGGGGACGTCTGTTTAGGTGCCGTACCGGTACCAGAAACGTTTCGGGGACGGATTCTTCACGGGGACATCACTGGTACGGCTTGGGGATGGTTAGAGAACTTTGTTGTTGAATAGGTCTAGTTTTCACGGGACCTAATGCTTGTGTAATTGTGTTTTAACTGTCACTGTTATGCTGCTTGATTGAAGTAAAATAAACTTGAGCCAAAACACTTATAGCAGGAGCCGAAGGAACAAGCTTTGGCTTGGAAGCCTCGTGGCCATCAACGCCTTGCCCTCTTTCTCCTTAGAAATAAACTAAAGCTTATTTTATAtagtcttttatttatttttagttggcAAAATAGACATATtatagtaaattatatataattatgttagattcactatataattttgttattttataaatattttatatttttgactaGTATATATATGCCGTCCCCGTatccataatttttaaattttgccGTTTTCCGTCCCCGCTTCTGTTCCCGTATCCGTCCCGGTGCAACATAGGTTTTCACCACTTTTGCATCAATCAACTGTAGTGGAAATACACAgaggaaacacaaaa
The Brassica napus cultivar Da-Ae chromosome A1, Da-Ae, whole genome shotgun sequence DNA segment above includes these coding regions:
- the LOC106366983 gene encoding chromatin remodeling protein EBS-like; its protein translation is MAKTRPGVPSKIKTGRKELDSYTIKGTNKIVRAGECVLMRPSDAGKPPYVARVEKIEADARNNVKVHCRWYYRPEESLGGRRQFHGAKELFLSDHFDVQSGHTIEGKCIVHTFKNYTRLENVGAEDYYCRFEYKAATGAFTPDRVAVYCKCEMPYNPDDLMVQCEGCKDWYHPGCVGMTIEEAKKLDHFVCAECSSDDDVKKSQNGFTASPADDVKVETKRRKR
- the LOC106374444 gene encoding uncharacterized protein At4g22160-like isoform X2, whose product is MDESVSLHRRLSSVESSSEYNMTKDGSHDGPLSSDSGTESNRSSDLTASTGLSTIIRVLSDSLLRTELAEMEMMKAREAARWEAEKRRMEMEVELTRMVLQTHLQVTTSLLVEEQEIVPSQRKRKRSEVI
- the LOC106366981 gene encoding plant UBX domain-containing protein 3, which gives rise to MSSKDKKPSKPSGGRTSGIRTLSDLNRRSEPDSDSDSDGPQEYYTGGEKSGMLVQDPSKEPKHDDVDEIFNQARQLGAVEGPLERPSSSRSFTGTGRLLSGESVPTALQQPEPVIHNIVFWSNGFTVDDGPLRKLDDPENAPFLDSIRKSECPKELEPADKRAPVHVNLMRRDEKCPEREKPKVAFQGVGRTLGGASSSTPPNLSNPTDLAAVPSPSQSLVVDETLPSTSIQLRLADGTRMVVKFNSHHTVNDIRAFIDFSRPGNPINYSLQVMGFPPKLLTDPFQTIDQAGLANSVVIQKF
- the LOC106374444 gene encoding uncharacterized protein At4g22160-like isoform X1; amino-acid sequence: MDESVSLHRRLSSVESSSEYNMTKDGSHDGPLSSDSGTESNRSSDLTASTGLSTIIRVLSDSLLRTELAEMEMMKAREAARWEAEKRRMEMEVELTRMVLQTHLQVTTSLLVEEQEIVPSQRKRKRSEVIEDESSTTREKSLALLRLLQVNLIFSNSLT